The proteins below are encoded in one region of Ascochyta rabiei chromosome 9, complete sequence:
- a CDS encoding protein that induces appearance of [PIN+] prion when overproduced — MSSFQNAMINRSLGDIKNNLQFLLESEVITPAQHDAMLQQLPVSAENSTRALPSAPAQQVTNQLSQMNLQPTPSHTPAPASEKKQNIGYYADSLANPPPPAYPSTPSLPVGPTILAYASAMYQYNAQDAGDLALLPNDKVAVTEYMNAEWWKGKNERTGQEGIFPASYVRKEEKSMVPAPSNYGNMPLDVSNGAASGPVAAQQAAPGEPSKFEQGGKKFGKKLGNAAIFGAGATIGGNIVNSIF, encoded by the exons ATGAGCTCTTTCCAGAATGCGATGATCAACCGGTCGCTGGGCGACATCAAGAAC AACCTTCAATTTCTGCTCGAGTCCGAAGTCATCACCCCCGCTCAGCACGATGCCATGCTGCAGCAGCTCCCCGTTTCCGCCGAGAACTCGACGCGCGCCCTGCCCTCAGCACCCGCGCAGCAAGTCACGAACCAGCTTTCGCAGATGAACCTCCAACCTACACCCTCGCATACACCCGCTCCGGCGTCAGAGAAGAAGCAGAATATCGGTTACTATGCTGACAGCCTTGCGAACCCCCCACCGCCAGCCTACCCATCCACACCCTCTCTCCCCGTCGGCCCTACCATCCTCGCATACGCTTCCGCCATGTACCAGTACAATGCGCAAGACGCTGGCGATTTGGCTCTGCTGCCCAACGACAAGGTCGCCGTCACAGAGTACATGAACGCCGAATGGTGGAAGGGCAAGAACGAGCGCACCGGACAGGAAGGCATCTTCCCTGCCTCGTACGTGCGCAAAGAAGAAAAGTCCATGGTCCCTGCTCCCAGCAACTACGGCAACATGCCGCTCGACGTCTCCAACGGTGCCGCATCGGGCCCTGTCGCCGCTCAACAGGCTGCTCCGGGCGAGCCGAGCAAGTTTGAGCAAGGCGGAAAGAAGTTTGGCAAGAAGTTGGGCAACGCGGCCATCTTCGGTGCAG GTGCGACTATCGGTGGCAACATCGTCAACTCTATCTTCTGA
- a CDS encoding protein that induces appearance of [PIN+] prion when overproduced, variant 2 produces the protein MSSFQNAMINRSLGDIKNNLQFLLESEVITPAQHDAMLQQLPVSAENSTRALPSAPAQQVTNQLSQMNLQPTPSHTPAPASEKKQNIGYYADSLANPPPPAYPSTPSLPVGPTILAYASAMYQYNAQDAGDLALLPNDKVAVTEYMNAEWWKGKNERTGQEGIFPASYVRKEEKSMVPAPSNYGNMPLDVSNGAASGPVAAQQAAPGEPSKFEQGGKKFGKKLGNAAIFGAGATIGGKIVNGIF, from the exons ATGAGCTCTTTCCAGAATGCGATGATCAACCGGTCGCTGGGCGACATCAAGAAC AACCTTCAATTTCTGCTCGAGTCCGAAGTCATCACCCCCGCTCAGCACGATGCCATGCTGCAGCAGCTCCCCGTTTCCGCCGAGAACTCGACGCGCGCCCTGCCCTCAGCACCCGCGCAGCAAGTCACGAACCAGCTTTCGCAGATGAACCTCCAACCTACACCCTCGCATACACCCGCTCCGGCGTCAGAGAAGAAGCAGAATATCGGTTACTATGCTGACAGCCTTGCGAACCCCCCACCGCCAGCCTACCCATCCACACCCTCTCTCCCCGTCGGCCCTACCATCCTCGCATACGCTTCCGCCATGTACCAGTACAATGCGCAAGACGCTGGCGATTTGGCTCTGCTGCCCAACGACAAGGTCGCCGTCACAGAGTACATGAACGCCGAATGGTGGAAGGGCAAGAACGAGCGCACCGGACAGGAAGGCATCTTCCCTGCCTCGTACGTGCGCAAAGAAGAAAAGTCCATGGTCCCTGCTCCCAGCAACTACGGCAACATGCCGCTCGACGTCTCCAACGGTGCCGCATCGGGCCCTGTCGCCGCTCAACAGGCTGCTCCGGGCGAGCCGAGCAAGTTTGAGCAAGGCGGAAAGAAGTTTGGCAAGAAGTTGGGCAACGCGGCCATCTTCGGTGCAGGTGCGACTATTGGCGGCAAAATTGTGAACGGCATTTTCTGA